One window of the Eucalyptus grandis isolate ANBG69807.140 chromosome 6, ASM1654582v1, whole genome shotgun sequence genome contains the following:
- the LOC104449738 gene encoding centromere protein V, giving the protein MESELLLHSGGCHCRRVRWEVEAPTSVVAWKCNCSDCSMRGNIHFIVPSERFKLLGNSDQYLTTYTFGTHTAKHTFCKVCGITSFYKPRSNPDGIAVTYRCVDPGTLAHVEIKQFDGQNWESSYDSSGVSSCSKMDTEKAKVGSS; this is encoded by the coding sequence ATGGAATCTGAGCTTCTACTTCATAGTGGGGGATGCCACTGCAGGAGAGTAAGGTGGGAAGTCGAAGCGCCGACTAGTGTAGTTGCTTGGAAATGCAACTGTTCGGATTGCTCCATGAGAGGCAATATCCACTTCATTGTCCCTTCTGAAAGATTCAAACTTTTGGGAAATTCGGACCAATACCTTACAACCTACACTTTTGGCACTCACACGGCAAAGCATACTTTTTGCAAAGTTTGTGGTATAACTTCATTTTACAAGCCAAGATCAAATCCAGATGGAATCGCCGTTACTTATAGGTGTGTGGACCCCGGTACTCTGGCTCATGTCGAGATCAAGCAATTTGATGGACAGAATTGGGAAAGCTCATATGATTCGAGTGGCGTTTCTTCATGTTCTAAAATGGATACTGAAAAGGCAAAGGTAGGCTCCAGCTGA
- the LOC104449737 gene encoding centromere protein V-like: MESELLLHSGGCHCRKVRWEIEAPTSVVAWECNCSDCSMRGNINFVVPSERFKLLGNSDQYLTTYTFGTHTAKHTFCKVCGITSFYKPRSNPDGIAVTYRCVDPGTLAHVEIKQYDGQNWESSYDSSGISSYSKMDTEKAKVGSS; encoded by the coding sequence ATGGAATCCGAGCTTCTACTTCATAGTGGGGGATGCCACTGCAGGAAAGTAAGGTGGGAAATCGAAGCGCCAACTAGCGTAGTTGCTTGGGAATGCAACTGTTCAGATTGCTCCATGAGAGGCAATATAAACTTCGTTGTCCCTTCTGAAAGATTTAAACTTTTGGGAAATTCGGACCAATACCTCACAACCTACACTTTCGGTACTCACACTGCAAAGCATACTTTTTGCAAAGTTTGCGGCATAACTTCATTTTACAAGCCAAGATCAAATCCAGATGGAATCGCCGTTACTTATAGGTGCGTGGACCCCGGTACTCTGGCTCATGTCGAGATCAAGCAATATGATGGACAGAACTGGGAAAGCTCATATGATTCGAGTGGCATTTCTTCATATTCTAAAATGGATACTGAAAAGGCAAAGGTAGGCTCCAGCTGA
- the LOC104449739 gene encoding biogenesis of lysosome-related organelles complex 1 subunit 2 — MEGDALAESLNDLFLNLSTMVKSELQGANNQLELVEKMNQQVAEEYVGFGDVASGLRVFVEQLKSKSGGFDEYVRQIEAIEEQVTHFESVVSALDKHVSLLETKVHSACHHPPQG; from the exons ATGGAGGGAGACGCGCTCGCCGAGTCGCTCAACGATCTCTTCCTCAACCTCTCCACGATGGTCAAATCCGAACTCCAG GGCGCGAACAATCAGCTGGAGCTGGTGGAGAAGATGAACCAGCAAGTGGCGGAGGAGTACGTGGGGTTCGGCGACGTGGCGTCGGGGCTGAGAGTGTTCGTGGAGCAGCTGAAGTCCAAGAGCGGGGGCTTCGACGAGTACGTGCGGCAGATCGAGGCGATCGAAGAGCAGGTGACTCACTTCGAGTCCGTGGTCTCCGCGCTCGACAAGCACGTGTCCCTGTTGGAAACCAAAGTGCATTCAGCGTGCCACCACCCGCCTCAGGGATGA
- the LOC104449740 gene encoding nicastrin isoform X2: MATRLLYLAAFFLFRLPLSFSEEDASSMESVPDLQKQMYTVLEGYPCVRLLNLSGEIGCANPGRDKVVAPIVRFSNSTRLTRPSAVVLSVDEMEGFFKRVSNDLDFAQNVGGVLVESVSSSQKILGLSPDQKFPQAKFSPYQNISYEWNPLGAGIMWNSYQFPVFLLSVSSSLSVQKLSASNEKREKAYTAHVAEFDLVMQTTKSGTRDSQSCIEEQTCLPLGGYSVWSSLPPMNASQSNQSKGVILAVASMDSASFFRDKSLGAESSVSGLIALLAAVDALSHVDGLANSSRQLVFLFLTGEAWGYLGSRRFLHELDLHSDSVSGLNETSIEMVLEVGSVGKGLNQGAKKFYAHTARASSVINETLNALKQAGDSLDSNQITISPASTANPGIPPSSLMAFLRKNSQTPGVILEDFDTAFTNNFYHSHLDDLSNINASSVADAATIIARTLYVLASGKNLSNSALGTVNVNESLVQELMGCLLSCEPGLSCALVKSYISPSTACPSHYAGVLLGEPSSTPYPGDVDDTSRFLWNFLADKTSIWRQNVSSACSGNCTNEGEVCIKAETDKKGVCVISTTRYVPAYSTRLKFESGSWKVLPPNSSDPMGMADPVWTESNWDLIGLRAYTVQDSIYDHFVLLVGVSITVLAYVAIVTTRTFITKALKRD, encoded by the exons ATGGCGACGAGGCTCCTTTACCTCGCGGCGTTCTTCCTCTtccgtctccctctctctttctcgg AGGAAGACGCCAGCTCCATGGAGTCGGTGCCCGATCTGCAGAAGCAAATGTACACTGTCCTCGAGGGATATCCCTGCGTGAGGCTGCTCAATCTGTCGGGAGAGATAGGGTGTGCTA ATCCTGGAAGGGACAAGGTCGTGGCTCCGATCGTGAGATTCAGCAACTCGACTCGGCTGACTCGGCCTTCGGCGGTTGTGCTATCTGTAGATGAGATGGAGGGGTTCTTCAAGAG AGTTTCAAATGATTTGGATTTTGCTCAGAATGTTGGCGGTGTTCTGGTTGAATCGGTGTCTTCATCCCAAAAGATATTGG GACTCTCTCCAGACCAGAAGTTCCCTCAAGCTAAATTCTCACCCTACCAGAATATCAGCTATGAATGGAACCCTCTG gGAGCTGGCATAATGTGGAATTCCTATCAGTTTCCTGTGTTTTTACTTTCTGTGAGTAGCTCACTGAGTGTTCAGAAG CTATCAGCCAGTAATGAGAAGCGTGAGAAAGCTTATACTGCACATGTGGCGGAATTTGATCTTGTGATGCAG ACAACAAAATCTGGGACTCGTGATTCACAGTCTTGTATAGAAGAACAAACTTGTTTACCGCTGGGTGGATACAG TGTCTGGTCATCGCTCCCACCTATGAATGCTTCACAGTCAAACCAATCCAAGGGTGTAATTCTTGCTGTTGCATCAATGGATTCTGCCTCTTTTTTTCGTGACAAGAGTCTTGGAGCAGAATCATCTGTATCT GGACTGATTGCATTGCTGGCGGCTGTAGATGCACTTTCTCATGTTGATGGATTGGCTAATTCCAGTAGACAG cttgtttttctttttttaactggAGAAGCTTGGGGCTACCTTGGTAGCAGGAGATTCTTACATGAGCTTGATTTGCATTCGGACTCTGTCAGTGGTCTCAATGAAACGTCAATTGAGATG GTCCTGGAAGTTGGATCCGTTGGAAAAGGGCTTAATCAAGGAGCAAAGAAATTTTACGCTCATACAGCCAGG GCTTCATCTGTCATCAATGAGACACTGAATGCCTTAAAACAAGCTGGAGATTCCCTCGATTCTAATCAAATCACAATATCCCCGGCAAGTACTGCAAATCCAGGGATACCTCCATCATCTCTTATGGCATTTCTTAGAAAG AACTCTCAGACACCTGGGGTTATATTGGAAGATTTTGATACTGCCTTCACCAACAACTTCTACCATAGTCACCTTGATGATTTGT CAAATATAAATGCTTCTTCTGTAGCTGATGCTGCTACAATAATTGCCCGCACCCTTTATGTTCTAGCTAGTGGTAAAAACTTGAGCAACTCAGCACTTGGTACAGTCAATGTGAATGAATCTCTCGTGCAAGAACTTATGGGATGTCTGCTGAGTTGTGAACCGGGTTTATCCTGTGCTTTGGTGAAGAGCTACATCTCACCTAGCACTGCCTGCCCAAGCCACTATGCAGGTGTTCTGCTTGGAGAACCCTCTTCAACACCTTATCCTGGTGATGTGGATGATACCTCTAGGTTCTTATGGAATTTTCTCGCCGACAAAACTTCTATTTGGAGACAGAATGTTAGCTCAGCTTGTTCCGGGAATTGTACCAATGAAGGTGAAGTTTGCATCAAAGCAGAAACTGACAAGAAAGGGGTTTGCGTCATCTCTACAACCAG GTATGTTCCAGCGTATTCAACCCGTTTGAAGTTCGAATCTGGATCTTGGAAAGTGCTCCCTCCAAATTCTTCTGATCCCATGGGAATGGCGGACCCAGTTTGGACGGAGAGCAACTGGGATTTAATCGGTCTTCGTGCATATACCGTCCAGGACTCGATTTATGACCATTTTGTTCTATTGGTGGGAGTTTCCATTACAGTTTTAGCCTACGTCGCCATAGTAACTACGAGAACCTTTATCACAAAAGCCTTGAAGCGGGACTGA
- the LOC104449740 gene encoding nicastrin isoform X1, whose amino-acid sequence MATRLLYLAAFFLFRLPLSFSEEDASSMESVPDLQKQMYTVLEGYPCVRLLNLSGEIGCANPGRDKVVAPIVRFSNSTRLTRPSAVVLSVDEMEGFFKRVSNDLDFAQNVGGVLVESVSSSQKILGLSPDQKFPQAKFSPYQNISYEWNPLGAGIMWNSYQFPVFLLSVSSSLSVQKLSASNEKREKAYTAHVAEFDLVMQTTKSGTRDSQSCIEEQTCLPLGGYSVWSSLPPMNASQSNQSKGVILAVASMDSASFFRDKSLGAESSVSGLIALLAAVDALSHVDGLANSSRQLVFLFLTGEAWGYLGSRRFLHELDLHSDSVSGLNETSIEMVLEVGSVGKGLNQGAKKFYAHTARASSVINETLNALKQAGDSLDSNQITISPASTANPGIPPSSLMAFLRKQNSQTPGVILEDFDTAFTNNFYHSHLDDLSNINASSVADAATIIARTLYVLASGKNLSNSALGTVNVNESLVQELMGCLLSCEPGLSCALVKSYISPSTACPSHYAGVLLGEPSSTPYPGDVDDTSRFLWNFLADKTSIWRQNVSSACSGNCTNEGEVCIKAETDKKGVCVISTTRYVPAYSTRLKFESGSWKVLPPNSSDPMGMADPVWTESNWDLIGLRAYTVQDSIYDHFVLLVGVSITVLAYVAIVTTRTFITKALKRD is encoded by the exons ATGGCGACGAGGCTCCTTTACCTCGCGGCGTTCTTCCTCTtccgtctccctctctctttctcgg AGGAAGACGCCAGCTCCATGGAGTCGGTGCCCGATCTGCAGAAGCAAATGTACACTGTCCTCGAGGGATATCCCTGCGTGAGGCTGCTCAATCTGTCGGGAGAGATAGGGTGTGCTA ATCCTGGAAGGGACAAGGTCGTGGCTCCGATCGTGAGATTCAGCAACTCGACTCGGCTGACTCGGCCTTCGGCGGTTGTGCTATCTGTAGATGAGATGGAGGGGTTCTTCAAGAG AGTTTCAAATGATTTGGATTTTGCTCAGAATGTTGGCGGTGTTCTGGTTGAATCGGTGTCTTCATCCCAAAAGATATTGG GACTCTCTCCAGACCAGAAGTTCCCTCAAGCTAAATTCTCACCCTACCAGAATATCAGCTATGAATGGAACCCTCTG gGAGCTGGCATAATGTGGAATTCCTATCAGTTTCCTGTGTTTTTACTTTCTGTGAGTAGCTCACTGAGTGTTCAGAAG CTATCAGCCAGTAATGAGAAGCGTGAGAAAGCTTATACTGCACATGTGGCGGAATTTGATCTTGTGATGCAG ACAACAAAATCTGGGACTCGTGATTCACAGTCTTGTATAGAAGAACAAACTTGTTTACCGCTGGGTGGATACAG TGTCTGGTCATCGCTCCCACCTATGAATGCTTCACAGTCAAACCAATCCAAGGGTGTAATTCTTGCTGTTGCATCAATGGATTCTGCCTCTTTTTTTCGTGACAAGAGTCTTGGAGCAGAATCATCTGTATCT GGACTGATTGCATTGCTGGCGGCTGTAGATGCACTTTCTCATGTTGATGGATTGGCTAATTCCAGTAGACAG cttgtttttctttttttaactggAGAAGCTTGGGGCTACCTTGGTAGCAGGAGATTCTTACATGAGCTTGATTTGCATTCGGACTCTGTCAGTGGTCTCAATGAAACGTCAATTGAGATG GTCCTGGAAGTTGGATCCGTTGGAAAAGGGCTTAATCAAGGAGCAAAGAAATTTTACGCTCATACAGCCAGG GCTTCATCTGTCATCAATGAGACACTGAATGCCTTAAAACAAGCTGGAGATTCCCTCGATTCTAATCAAATCACAATATCCCCGGCAAGTACTGCAAATCCAGGGATACCTCCATCATCTCTTATGGCATTTCTTAGAAAG CAGAACTCTCAGACACCTGGGGTTATATTGGAAGATTTTGATACTGCCTTCACCAACAACTTCTACCATAGTCACCTTGATGATTTGT CAAATATAAATGCTTCTTCTGTAGCTGATGCTGCTACAATAATTGCCCGCACCCTTTATGTTCTAGCTAGTGGTAAAAACTTGAGCAACTCAGCACTTGGTACAGTCAATGTGAATGAATCTCTCGTGCAAGAACTTATGGGATGTCTGCTGAGTTGTGAACCGGGTTTATCCTGTGCTTTGGTGAAGAGCTACATCTCACCTAGCACTGCCTGCCCAAGCCACTATGCAGGTGTTCTGCTTGGAGAACCCTCTTCAACACCTTATCCTGGTGATGTGGATGATACCTCTAGGTTCTTATGGAATTTTCTCGCCGACAAAACTTCTATTTGGAGACAGAATGTTAGCTCAGCTTGTTCCGGGAATTGTACCAATGAAGGTGAAGTTTGCATCAAAGCAGAAACTGACAAGAAAGGGGTTTGCGTCATCTCTACAACCAG GTATGTTCCAGCGTATTCAACCCGTTTGAAGTTCGAATCTGGATCTTGGAAAGTGCTCCCTCCAAATTCTTCTGATCCCATGGGAATGGCGGACCCAGTTTGGACGGAGAGCAACTGGGATTTAATCGGTCTTCGTGCATATACCGTCCAGGACTCGATTTATGACCATTTTGTTCTATTGGTGGGAGTTTCCATTACAGTTTTAGCCTACGTCGCCATAGTAACTACGAGAACCTTTATCACAAAAGCCTTGAAGCGGGACTGA
- the LOC104449741 gene encoding tRNA threonylcarbamoyladenosine dehydratase translates to MGEKVKLAMLLGGGAILGSVSTLALLKLLSRRGQKYIKEDFSLQGDGLTRDMTKKDHSLNGDHQRVDVDMLKDEIVSEQLTRNIQFFGLDSQQQVIKSYVVVIGLGGVGSHAASMLLRSGVGKLLLVDFDQVSLSSLNRHAVATRADVGTPKAHCLKKHFSSIFPESNIEAKVLLYDASTEEEILSGNPDFVLDCIDNIDTKVALLAACVRRGLKVLSATGAGARADPTRIRIADLRESTNDPLSRAVRHRLRKDHGIEGGIPVVFSLEKPKVKLLPFRGPNGEEENPSDYQIVPGFRVRIIPVLGTIPAIFGQIMASFVVTQLARFQVQTEPVVNLDMDHYKILHQRLIEHEESLYGTATHVQVDVEEVMYVVKELWHGRSAREQIAKDVGRAMWRSINELMLVRWDRAQPASVANLILLKFKEADEHEQRTLDDIQKEEPEFFTRVTSVLKRASVDFGL, encoded by the exons atgggagaGAAAGTGAAGCTGGCGATGTTGCTCGGCGGGGGAGCTATTCTCGGCTCCGTCTCCACGCTCGCCCTCCTCAAGCTCCTGTCCAG GCGTGGACAGAAGTATATTAAGGAAGATTTCAGCTTGCAAG GTGATGGGCTTACACGTGACATGACAAAGAAAGATCACTCTTTAAATGGAGATCATCAGAGAGTTGATGTAGATATGCTGAAAGATGAAATAGTTTCCGAACAACTGACCAG GAACATCCAGTTCTTTGGCTTGGACTCTCAACAGCAAGTGATAAAATCCTATGTTGTGGTCATTGGCCTCGGAGGAGTTGGTAGTCATGCTGCATCAATGCTTCTGAGATCAGGAGTTGGAAAACTGCTTCTTGTGGATTTCGACCAG GTATCACTATCGTCACTTAATCGACACGCAGTGGCAACAAGAGCTGATGTTGGTACTCCAAAAGCCCACTGCCTGAAGAAGCATTTCTCATCAATCTTCCCTGAGAGCAATATAGAGGCGAAAGTGCTGCTGTATGATGCATCaacagaagaagaaatcctTTCAGGCAATCCTGATTTTGTCTTGGACTGCATTGATAACATTGACACTAAG GTTGCTCTTCTTGCTGCATGTGTTCGTAGAGGACTGAAGGTTTTATCTGCAACTGGAGCTGGTGCTAGAGCTGATCCAACGAGAATTCGCATAGCTGATTTAAGGGAGTCCACAAATGATCCATTATCTAGAGCT GTAAGACATCGTTTGAGGAAGGACCATGGCATTGAAGGTGGTATTCCTGTTGTGTTTTCCTTAGAGAAACCTAAGGTGAAGCTGCTTCCATTCAGGGGGccaaatggagaagaagaaaatccttCAGATTATCAA ATTGTGCCAGGTTTTAGGGTTCGTATAATCCCTGTTCTGGGCACCATTCCTGCAATTTTTGGACAGATCATGGCTTCCTTTGTGGTCACACAACTTGCAAGATTTCAAGTTCAAACAGAGCCAGTGGTCAATTTGGATATGGATCATTACAAGATCCTTCATCAACGGCTTATTGAGCATGAGGAGTCACTCTATGGAACAGCTACACATGTCCAG GTTGATGTTGAAGAAGTGATGTACGTGGTAAAAGAGTTATGGCATGGCCGCAGCGCAAGAGAACAGATCGCAAAAGATGTAGGACGTGCAATGTGGAGATCTATTAATGAGTTGATGCTTGTGAG GTGGGATCGAGCCCAACCAGCATCAGTAGCCAATCTGATTCTACTAAAATTTAAAGAG GCTGATGAGCATGAGCAGAGGACCCTTGACGATATACAAAAAGAGGAACCAGAGTTCTTCACAAGAGTGACATCGGTGCTTAAGAGAGCCAGTGTGGATTTCGGGTTGTAA